The Manihot esculenta cultivar AM560-2 chromosome 1, M.esculenta_v8, whole genome shotgun sequence genome has a window encoding:
- the LOC122723537 gene encoding uncharacterized protein LOC122723537 has protein sequence MVETLREKDEAVSQKDEVQRQYEALKADFEGAQAHLDKVKVQKEGALARVEVLEQELSRSSERIRDLASSAEESKLHNQKLSQEVRTLEHKCLALLEEAKHVEDRIQLECERRLMEYKESAELKEKIEQA, from the coding sequence atgGTGGAGACCCTTCGTGAAAAGGACGAGGCTGTGAGTCAGAAGGATGAGGTCCAGCGTCAATACGAGGCCCtgaaggctgattttgaaggaGCTCAAGCTCACCTTGATAAGGTGAAGGTTCAAAAGGAAGGAGCCCTAGCTCGGGTTGAGGTtctcgagcaggagctgagcaggAGTTCTGAgcgtatcagagacctggcttcatcggcaGAGGAGTCCAAACTTCATAATCAAAAGCTTAGTCAAGAAGTCAGGACTTTGGAGCATAAATGCTTAGCCCTGCTCGAGGAGGCCAAACATGTTGAGGATAGGATCCAGCTGGAGTGCGAGAGGCGTTTGATGGAGTATAAGGAATCAGCTGAGCTAAAGGAGAAGATTGAACAAGCATGA
- the LOC122723540 gene encoding uncharacterized protein LOC122723540, with protein MGAFGVSTTVEEEVPGGRLEVSITEEGAPGKRAEVILMDEDVSEAPTNDALAPEEVGSDPAKDGGVTEKVGDKRPASLEMPAPAPARKKSRASKGSAPALPPIGEKKEGSKASTPALPPPEKKKDVPVIPLLSAPDNDILNAEDITHQSPASVVAEIVKEQMFDGVMEASDPRLLALTGLLASSTREQAAFRSRPRGELGDTIREMLLMVTGLFMEVDARDHSLRESMDRRIEEARLEENLSATSDAKGNLAAARVHTQSLQVELHSTLEALERADGRAAEAQEHTKSLESELSHTRRVLKESDERAAQRRSDVKKF; from the exons ATGGGCGCTTTTGGGGTCTCCACTACTGTTGAAGAGGAGGTCCCCGGGGGGAGGCTCGAGGTCTCCATTACAGAAGAGGGAGCTCCAGGGAAAAGAGCGGAGGTTATTCTCATGGACGAGGATGTCTCGGAGGCCCCCACCAATGATGCTCTTGCCCCTGAAGAGGTGGGATCTGACCCTGCCAAGGACGGAGGTGTCACAGAGAAGGTAGGGGACAAACGTCCTGCCTCCCTTGAAATGCCTGccccagctccagctcggaagaagtccagggcttccaagggatcagctccagctctccctcctATTGGAGAGAAGAAAGAAGGTTCTAAAGCATCAACTCCGGCTCTCCCTCCTCctgaaaagaagaaagatgtCCCTGTGATACCACTGCtgtctgctcctgacaacgATATTCTGAACGCGGAGGATATCACTCATCAGTCTCCGGCGAGCGTGGTTGCTGAGATTGTCAAGGAGCAGATGTTTGATGGCGTCATGGAGGCTTCGGATCCACGcttgcttgctctcactggtcTCTTAGCTAGCTCTACTAGGGAGCAAGCAGCGTTCCGTTCTCGACCTCGTGGGGAGCTCGGAGAcacaatcagggagatgcttctgatg gtgacgggcctctttatggaggtggatgctcgcGACCACTCTCTCCGGGAATCTATGGAccgccggattgaggaggcgcgtctggaggagAATTTATCTGCAACTAGTGATGCCAAGGGCAACCTCGCAGCAGCTCGAGTTCAtacccagtccctccaggtggagCTGCATTCTACATTGGAGGCCCTCGAAAGAGCTGACGGGAGGGCAGCTGAGGCACAGGAGCACACCAAGTCCCTGGAATCAGAGTTGTCTCATACCCGCAGGGTtctcaaggagtctgatgagagggcagctcaGCGGAGGTCCGATGTGAAGAagttttga